A genomic region of Nerophis lumbriciformis linkage group LG28, RoL_Nlum_v2.1, whole genome shotgun sequence contains the following coding sequences:
- the LOC140680179 gene encoding uncharacterized protein, translated as MVLRMLDEEPDEEAIRNDSESEISEDDDPDYVPQDQAEDVGVSSNPALLDEEDIDIGDSSDDESSEEEAQTQSNRLSDKAVDDSQKKKPEVILYYNRTQGGVDTTDQMVGTYTCKRRTRRWPMVLWYNMLDIATLNAYTNFTAEHPGYMGGVTNARRLFIKELGKELVMPHMKSRMEDIHQLIGHQEECLPHLQGDSFTSEDPQPSHMKEEEEGECPVGQEEDDVSKFPLTVVSVKTEEHEDKAPESSQLHHSPNVQQPFHIKEEEDDPQPTYIKKEEEHPQPTHIKEEEEDPHMKDEEEGECVVGQEEDDVSKFPLTVVSVKTEEHEDKAPESSQLHHSPSKHISFYSQGIQSITTGLFTLS; from the exons ATGGTTCTAAGGATGCTGGATGAAGAACCAGATGAGGAGGCGATTAGAAATGATTCGGAGTCTGAAATATCTGAGGATGATGACCCGGACTATGTGCCCCAGGATCAAGCTGAAGATGTGGGTGTGTCTTCAAATCCAGCTCTCCTAGATGAAGAAGACATAGACATAGGTGACTCATCTGATGATGAATCCTCAGAAGAGGAAGCACAGACCCAGTCCAATAGATTGA GTGACAAAGCAGTGGATGACAGTCAGAAGAAGAAACCAGAAGTGATACTGTACTACAACAGAACACAAGGAGGAGTGGACACAACAGATCAGATGGTTGGCACCTACACATGCAAGCGGAGAACACGGAGGTGGCCCATGGTGCTCTGGTACAATATGCTGGATATTGCCACCCTCAATGCTTACACCAACTTCACTGCAGAACACCCTGGTTACATGGGTGGTGTCACCAATGCACGCCGACTATTCATCAAGGAGCTGGGCAAAGAGCTGGTCATGCCACATATGAAGAGCCGCATGGAGG acatccatcagctgattggacaccaagaagaatgtctccctcatctgcagggggacagtttcacttcagaggatccacagccctcacacatgaaagaggaagaggagggagagtgtcctgtagggcaggaggaggatgatgtcagcaagtttccactgactgttgtctctgtgaagactgaagagcatgaagacaaagcacctgagtcctcacagcttcatcacagtccaa acgttcaacagccctttcacattaaagaggaagaggatgatccacagcccacctacattaaaaaggaagaggagcatccacagcccacccacattaaagaggaagaggaggatccacacatgaaagatgaagaggagggagagtgtgttgtagggcaggaggaggatgatgtcagcaagtttccactgactgttgtctctgtgaagactgaagagcatgaagacaaagcacctgagtcctcacagcttcatcacagtccaagtaagcacatatcattttattctcagggcattcaatccatcacaactggactgttcactttgtcttag